The Carassius gibelio isolate Cgi1373 ecotype wild population from Czech Republic chromosome B22, carGib1.2-hapl.c, whole genome shotgun sequence genome window below encodes:
- the LOC127988081 gene encoding protein phosphatase 1 regulatory subunit 29-like, translating into MACRFSLSCAFPPCFLILYLPIFLLLHAPSFVRGDCWLIEGDKGYVWLAICSQNQPPYETIPQHINNTVHDLRLNENKLKAIFFSSLSRFTNLTDLNLTKNEISYIEDGAFTGQANLQVLQLGYNKLTNLTEGMLRGLGRMQCLYLQHNLIEVIATNAFWECPSLSSLDLSSNKLTRLDSSTFIVLGGRLIVCELAGNPFHCGCELYGFLIWLEAFDNVTHTYDRLQCETPKELFGYPLLNPRGNQGRNARSILSSMCNNGVTVGGITALPPDLDSSGMGIDIYDQMGPYHQPTASSTTDQTYSPTIKLQTVSLSSASLLVQIPKPYSKMYILVQYNLTYVSEVMNLRKKKEIVRLNNLKPHTNYTFCVASIRNSQRYNHTCLYFATQAPGPDNLRATPSTTTHYIMTILGCLFGMVIVLGLVYYCLRRRRMHEEKEKSISVKKTILEMRYGPEAAAAAAKDPTALQKLHDQSHHQHHHGKLSQSASSSLGILHSSANTTSSRLSSLPQVEKMATAFSEAMGANKGNYMDVRMSAGGEERVRDGVVTRLGDEITRDENGFNGGDESDDDGRDSTSEISTIAKEVDKVNQIINNCIDALKLDSVAVVAAAAATATTADNTSSPPPPSVPSLARGLIPLSPTITETCQIMSSPKIRPLPPVPLVLPLSERPGISGGGFLSPPYRDPPPATASRPLQRQLSADAAVVPINSVKNRCSVSSGGSVKSARIFNLDIPDPRSTEPCKYPEKGSPVRCGEPLERLPLIGVHGVSNGRGDGGSGGGGGAGGGSGGSGGCGVVVGGGGSTAQQHHLEVHPDYHCSEHRHSFPALYYEGATDSPAQKVSFLKPLTRTKKDTAYSQLSPRHHNYSGYSSSPEYSSESTLKIWERFRPYKKSPREEAYIAAGHALRKKVQFAKDEDLHDILDYWKGVSAQQKL; encoded by the coding sequence ATGGCCTGCAGGTTCAGCTTATCTTGTGCTTTTCCACCCTGCTTTCTCATCCTCTATCTCCCTATTTTTCTCCTCCTCCATGCACCTTCGTTTGTCAGGGGTGACTGCTGGCTAATTGAGGGGGATAAAGGTTATGTGTGGCTGGCAATCTGCAGTCAGAACCAGCCTCCATATGAGACAATCCCACAGCATATTAATAACACCGTCCATGACTTACGGCTGAATGAGAACAAACTCAAAGCAATTTTTTTCAGCTCCCTCAGCCGATTCACCAACCTTACTGACCTCAACCTTACCAAGAATGAAATCTCCTACATTGAGGATGGTGCCTTCACAGGACAGGCCAATCTACAGGTCTTGCAGTTGGGATATAACAAGCTAACCAACCTCACTGAAGGGATGCTGCGAGGGTTGGGACGAATGCAGTGCCTGTATTTGCAGCATAACCTTATTGAGGTAATTGCAACTAATGCCTTCTGGGAGTGCCCAAGCCTTAGCAGTCTTGATCTTTCCTCTAATAAATTAACAAGGCTGGATTCATCAACTTTCATTGTTTTGGGTGGACGGCTAATAGTGTGTGAACTGGCTGGAAATCCTTTCCATTGTGGCTGTGAGTTGTATGGCTTCCTTATTTGGCTAGAGGCATTTGATAATGTCACTCACACCTATGACAGGCTCCAGTGTGAAACTCCAAAAGAACTTTTTGGCTACCCTCTCCTAAATCCTAGAGGTAATCAGGGAAGAAATGCTCGTTCTATCCTGTCATCCATGTGTAATAATGGAGTGACTGTTGGTGGCATAACAGCCCTGCCTCCTGACCTAGACTCTTCTGGGATGGGGATAGATATTTATGATCAGATGGGACCTTATCACCAGCCCACAGCTTCATCAACCACAGACCAAACATACAGCCCCACCATTAAGTTACAAACGGTCTCCCTCTCCTCTGCATCCCTCTTGGTTCAAATACCCAAGCCCTACAGTAAGATGTATATTCTAGTGCAGTATAACCTCACCTATGTATCAGAGGTCATGAACTTAAGGAAAAAGAAAGAGATTGTTAGACTAAACAACCTAAAGCCCCACACAAATTACACCTTTTGTGTTGCCTCCATTCGCAATTCCCAGCGGTACAATCACACTTGTCTGTATTTTGCAACTCAGGCTCCAGGACCTGATAACTTGCGAGCAACCCCTTCTACCACCACCCATTACATTATGACCATTCTAGGCTGCCTGTTTGGGATGGTCATTGTGTTGGGCTTGGTGTACTACTGCTTACGTAGACGTCGAATGCACGAGGAAAAGGAAAAGTCTATTAGTGTTAAGAAAACTATCTTAGAGATGCGCTATGGGCCAGAAGCAGCTGCTGCAGCAGCCAAGGATCCTACGGCCTTGCAGAAACTCCATGACCAGTCCCATCATCAACACCACCATGGCAAGTTGTCACAGTCAGCATCCTCTAGCTTGGGCATCCTTCATAGTTCAGCCAACACCACCTCTTCTCGACTTTCTTCCCTTCCACAAGTGGAGAAGATGGCTACAGCTTTTTCAGAAGCCATGGGCGCCAATAAGGGAAACTACATGGATGTAAGAATGTCAGCAGGAGGAGAGGAGCGAGTAAGAGATGGAGTTGTAACAAGGCTAGGGGATGAAATCACAAGGGATGAAAATGGGTTCAATGGAGGAGATGAATCTGATGATGATGGCCGAGATTCAACATCGGAGATCTCCACTATTGCCAAGGAAGTGGACAAGGTAAATCAGATTATCAATAACTGCATTGATGCGCTCAAACTAGACTCTGTAGCCGTTGTGGCAGCAGCTGCGGCCACTGCAACTACAGCGGATAACACTTCCTCTCCACCACCTCCTAGTGTCCCTTCATTAGCCAGGGGGCTAATTCCACTTTCCCCTACCATCACAGAGACATGCCAGATCATGTCGTCCCCTAAAATCCGTCCTCTACCCCCTGTTCCTCTTGTTTTGCCCCTTTCTGAGCGGCCCGGCATCAGCGGAGGTGGGTTTCTTTCCCCTCCCTACAGGGACCCACCCCCAGCTACAGCATCACGGCCATTGCAGAGACAACTTAGTGCAGATGCTGCAGTTGTTCCTATAAACTCTGTTAAAAATCGCTGCAGCGTTTCTTCCGGTGGCTCTGTCAAAAGCGCTCGGATTTTCAATCTGGACATCCCTGACCCTCGAAGCACAGAGCCATGCAAGTATCCTGAGAAAGGCAGCCCTGTTCGGTGCGGGGAGCCACTGGAGAGGCTTCCCTTAATAGGGGTTCATGGAGTCAGTAATGGCAGAGGAGATGGTGGCAGCGGGGGTGGAGGGGGAGCCGGTGGTGGCAGTGGTGGTTCGGGTGGGTGTGGTGTTGTGGTTGGAGGCGGGGGCAGCACAGCTCAGCAGCACCACTTGGAGGTGCACCCAGACTACCACTGCTCAGAGCACCGACACTCCTTCCCCGCCCTCTACTATGAGGGTGCCACTGACTCCCCTGCCCAGAAAGTCTCCTTTCTAAAGCCTCTCACTCGCACCAAGAAGGACACTGCCTATTCACAGCTTTCTCCCCGCCACCACAATTACTCAGGGTATTCTTCTAGCCCTGAGTACTCCTCTGAGAGCACGCTTAAAATCTGGGAGCGCTTCCGACCATACAAGAAAAGCCCCCGTGAGGAGGCCTACATAGCCGCTGGTCATGCTCTTCGAAAGAAAGTGCAGTTTGCAAAGGATGAGGATCTCCATGACATTCTGGACTACTGGAAGGGGGTGTCAGCACAGCAGAAACTGTGA